One part of the Sphingobacterium sp. LZ7M1 genome encodes these proteins:
- a CDS encoding M3 family metallopeptidase has protein sequence MNKKVFLPYCMVIASLLVGCNNETKKEEAVDLKNPLLAKYETNFEVPPFDLIKDEHFRPAFKEALKVHEAEIDSILKIDEPATFANTILALENAGQLLNRVSTVFYNLNSANTNDTIQAIAKDLAPVMSAHRDEINLNPELFKRVKTVYDQRANAGLDAEDQKLLEETYKGFVRSGANLKDEDKEKLKKINAELSVLSTQYGQNLLAETNAFEMVVDKEEDLAGLPKELKAAAAAEAKAKGKDGKWLFTLQNPSVMPFLQYADNRELRKKIWDAYQLRGNNGNDADTKEILIKIANLRLDKAKLLGYSSHAAYVLEESMAENPANVNALLNKIWTPALAKAKTEAADIQKEIEAAKDTFKVAPYDWRYYQEKIRQKRYALNEEEIKPYFSLTDVREGAFATANKLWGISFVALNNVPVYHPEVEVYEVRDKDGSHLGLLYADFFPRASKRSGAWMTSYRSQARENGKRLAPVISIVCNFTKPVGDSPALLTFDEATTLFHEFGHALHGLFSNVKYRSLAGTSVPRDFVELPSQIMENWAADPEVLKTYAKHFQTKEAIPDALIEKMQKAGTFDQGFATIEYLAASMLDMNYHSATAPIKAKADEFEKSAMDKIGLIDAIIPRYRSTYFQHIFSGGYSAGYYSYIWSEVLDSDAFAAFKEKGLYDQNTAASFRSNILERGGTGNPAEMYRKFRGADPDPIHLMKKRGLN, from the coding sequence ATGAATAAAAAAGTTTTTTTACCTTACTGCATGGTGATAGCCAGCTTGTTAGTAGGGTGTAACAACGAAACTAAAAAAGAGGAAGCTGTAGATTTGAAAAATCCATTATTAGCCAAGTACGAAACTAACTTTGAAGTCCCTCCTTTTGACCTGATCAAAGATGAACACTTCAGACCTGCTTTTAAAGAGGCTTTGAAAGTACATGAGGCAGAAATTGATTCTATTTTGAAGATCGATGAACCTGCTACTTTCGCCAATACCATCCTTGCATTAGAGAATGCAGGACAACTATTGAACCGTGTGTCGACAGTGTTTTACAACTTAAACAGTGCTAACACAAACGACACGATTCAAGCCATTGCAAAGGACCTTGCCCCGGTAATGTCGGCGCATAGGGATGAGATCAATTTGAACCCAGAGCTTTTCAAACGCGTGAAAACCGTTTATGACCAAAGAGCAAATGCTGGTTTAGATGCAGAAGATCAAAAATTATTAGAAGAAACATACAAAGGATTTGTTCGTTCGGGAGCAAACCTGAAAGATGAGGATAAAGAGAAATTAAAGAAAATCAATGCTGAACTTTCTGTTTTATCGACTCAATATGGTCAGAACCTATTGGCTGAAACCAATGCCTTTGAAATGGTTGTTGACAAAGAGGAAGATTTAGCCGGATTACCAAAAGAATTGAAGGCCGCGGCAGCTGCAGAGGCAAAAGCTAAAGGAAAGGATGGCAAATGGTTATTTACATTACAGAACCCTTCTGTAATGCCATTCTTGCAATATGCGGATAACCGTGAATTGCGCAAAAAGATTTGGGATGCTTACCAATTGCGCGGTAATAATGGCAATGATGCTGACACAAAAGAAATCTTGATCAAGATTGCCAACCTACGCCTAGATAAAGCAAAATTATTGGGTTATTCTTCTCATGCTGCTTATGTGCTTGAGGAGTCTATGGCAGAAAATCCTGCTAACGTGAATGCCCTGTTGAACAAAATCTGGACTCCAGCTTTAGCAAAAGCTAAAACTGAAGCTGCGGATATTCAAAAAGAAATCGAAGCTGCCAAAGATACATTCAAAGTGGCTCCATACGACTGGAGATATTACCAAGAGAAAATCCGTCAAAAACGTTATGCTCTGAATGAGGAGGAAATTAAACCTTATTTCAGTTTAACCGACGTTCGCGAAGGTGCTTTTGCTACTGCGAACAAATTGTGGGGGATTTCTTTTGTCGCTCTGAACAATGTACCAGTTTACCACCCAGAGGTTGAGGTTTATGAGGTTCGTGATAAGGATGGTTCTCATTTAGGTTTGTTATATGCTGATTTCTTCCCTCGTGCTTCAAAACGTTCTGGCGCATGGATGACATCTTACAGATCTCAAGCTCGTGAGAACGGAAAACGTCTTGCTCCTGTGATCTCTATCGTATGTAACTTTACAAAACCCGTTGGTGATAGCCCTGCATTGTTGACATTTGATGAAGCAACAACTTTATTCCATGAATTTGGCCACGCCCTACATGGTTTGTTCTCAAACGTAAAATACAGAAGCTTAGCAGGTACTTCAGTTCCTCGTGATTTCGTTGAACTTCCTTCGCAGATCATGGAAAATTGGGCTGCTGATCCTGAAGTATTGAAAACATACGCGAAGCATTTCCAAACTAAAGAAGCTATCCCTGATGCATTGATCGAAAAAATGCAAAAGGCTGGGACCTTCGACCAAGGATTTGCGACCATTGAATATTTAGCAGCATCTATGTTGGATATGAACTACCATAGCGCTACTGCTCCAATCAAAGCCAAAGCAGATGAGTTTGAAAAATCGGCAATGGATAAAATTGGATTGATCGATGCTATTATCCCTCGTTATAGAAGTACTTATTTCCAACACATCTTCAGTGGTGGTTATTCTGCAGGTTATTATAGCTATATCTGGTCTGAGGTATTAGATTCAGATGCATTCGCTGCATTTAAAGAGAAAGGTCTTTATGATCAGAATACAGCAGCTTCCTTCCGTAGCAACATCCTTGAAAGAGGTGGCACAGGAAATCCTGCTGAGATGTACCGCAAATTCCGCGGTGCGGATCCGGACCCAATCCACCTGATGAAAAAGAGAGGATTGAACTAA
- a CDS encoding DUF4407 domain-containing protein: MKDFFFWCAGVHKETLDRFPEEQNKYISIGATIFFTGLFAALAGGYALYFVFSGSSFAIFFALLFGMIWGLAIFNLDRYIVLSIDKSRSGWMQLLQALPRILLAILIGMIISRPLELKIFDKEIKEHLRAEYLVQQNAKIDTLNKTFENKYRVEYAQLKNLTTHADSLEASIKTSRQQLNHEIFGTKTDETSGVMGYGPYAKMKEENLNKQQAYLDSLRGRLQTKESELLQRKASEGLMSQRILSDKSLDSAVNVAGFADRNAALSNLHKKPDGTVNKSTENAVIFIALLFIFFECLPVFVKLMSGRDAYDNALKNQKEVHNYESNTGVTVEKTAIDKIDDYRIDASIKRRMDKLQKEFVED, encoded by the coding sequence ATGAAGGATTTCTTTTTCTGGTGTGCTGGGGTACATAAGGAAACCTTGGACCGCTTCCCTGAGGAGCAGAATAAATATATAAGCATTGGTGCAACGATATTTTTCACTGGACTGTTTGCAGCGTTGGCAGGTGGCTATGCCCTGTATTTCGTGTTTAGCGGTAGTTCATTTGCCATCTTTTTCGCCCTGCTTTTCGGTATGATCTGGGGTCTGGCCATCTTTAATCTGGACAGGTATATCGTATTGAGTATAGACAAGAGCCGCAGTGGCTGGATGCAATTATTGCAGGCCCTTCCCCGTATCTTGTTGGCCATCCTGATCGGTATGATCATTTCCAGGCCTCTGGAACTGAAAATCTTTGATAAAGAAATCAAAGAACACCTACGGGCGGAATATCTGGTTCAACAGAACGCCAAAATTGACACCCTAAACAAGACTTTCGAAAATAAATACCGTGTTGAATATGCTCAGCTCAAGAATCTGACCACACATGCCGATTCACTTGAAGCGAGTATCAAGACCTCTAGACAGCAATTGAACCATGAAATCTTCGGAACCAAAACCGATGAGACTTCAGGGGTGATGGGCTATGGTCCTTATGCAAAAATGAAGGAGGAAAACCTCAATAAACAACAGGCTTATCTAGATAGTTTGCGAGGTCGATTGCAGACCAAAGAGTCGGAGTTGTTACAACGAAAAGCCTCGGAAGGTCTGATGAGCCAACGGATTCTGTCGGATAAATCCCTGGATAGTGCTGTAAATGTCGCTGGTTTTGCTGACCGAAATGCCGCCTTGAGCAATCTTCACAAAAAACCGGACGGAACAGTGAATAAATCCACTGAAAATGCGGTAATTTTTATTGCTTTGCTATTTATCTTCTTCGAATGTTTGCCAGTTTTCGTCAAATTGATGAGTGGTCGTGATGCTTATGACAATGCCCTAAAAAATCAAAAAGAGGTGCATAATTATGAATCCAATACAGGAGTAACCGTGGAGAAAACCGCTATCGATAAAATAGACGATTATCGAATCGACGCTTCCATCAAGCGTAGAATGGACAAACTCCAGAAAGAATTTGTCGAAGATTAA
- a CDS encoding P1 family peptidase, giving the protein MSKRNMLLTLALMTIFNLGQAQEKRGRIRDFGIQIGILQTGTNNAITDVAGVTVGQKTIIKGDSVRTGVTAIIPHQGNIFQQKVPAAVFVGNGFGKMMGISQIEELGNIETPILLTNTLNAPKVANGLIDYMLSLPGNENVRSVNSVVGETNDGGLNDIRGRHVEAADVLEAIKSASTGRVSEGNVGAGTGTECLGYKGGIGTASRKLPASRGGYTVGVLVQTNFGGVLSIHGAPVGRELHNYYMQEPKEAHKVDGSCMIVIATDAPLSARNLERLAKRSYIAFGNVGSFSSNGSGDYSIAFSTSPTNLIPHESKNIALETTEVGNDYMSPLFMAVWEATEEAILNSMFMAEDMKGIRGRTVKAIPIKETLNILKKYKALDYDKLPKAVQK; this is encoded by the coding sequence ATGAGCAAGAGAAATATGCTATTAACGCTTGCGTTAATGACCATTTTTAACCTAGGACAAGCACAAGAAAAAAGAGGTAGGATCAGGGACTTCGGCATTCAGATCGGTATTCTTCAAACAGGAACAAACAATGCCATTACCGATGTCGCTGGTGTAACCGTAGGTCAGAAAACTATCATTAAAGGTGATTCCGTACGCACCGGAGTGACCGCGATCATTCCACATCAGGGAAATATCTTTCAGCAAAAAGTTCCAGCAGCTGTGTTTGTAGGAAATGGCTTTGGAAAAATGATGGGGATATCCCAGATTGAAGAACTCGGAAATATCGAAACGCCAATTTTATTGACCAATACCCTGAATGCACCTAAAGTTGCCAATGGCCTTATCGATTATATGCTTTCCTTACCTGGAAATGAAAACGTAAGATCGGTTAACTCCGTTGTAGGAGAGACCAATGATGGTGGATTGAATGATATCCGTGGCCGACATGTGGAAGCCGCAGATGTATTAGAAGCCATAAAAAGTGCTAGTACAGGAAGAGTATCAGAAGGGAATGTGGGGGCAGGAACTGGAACGGAATGCTTAGGCTATAAAGGTGGGATTGGAACCGCATCAAGGAAGCTCCCAGCTTCTCGGGGAGGGTATACTGTTGGGGTGTTGGTACAGACGAATTTCGGTGGAGTCCTGAGCATCCATGGTGCTCCCGTCGGACGTGAGCTCCACAACTATTACATGCAAGAACCCAAAGAAGCCCATAAAGTGGATGGATCATGTATGATCGTTATTGCAACGGACGCTCCACTTTCTGCTAGAAATCTGGAGAGATTAGCCAAACGTTCCTATATTGCATTCGGAAATGTTGGTTCATTCTCTTCCAATGGAAGTGGTGATTATTCCATCGCTTTCTCCACGAGCCCTACAAACTTAATTCCTCACGAAAGCAAAAACATAGCCTTAGAAACAACCGAAGTAGGCAACGATTATATGTCTCCGTTGTTTATGGCAGTTTGGGAAGCAACTGAAGAAGCAATCTTAAACTCCATGTTTATGGCTGAGGATATGAAGGGAATTAGAGGCCGGACCGTAAAGGCAATCCCAATCAAGGAAACACTAAATATTTTGAAAAAGTACAAGGCGCTAGACTATGATAAACTTCCTAAAGCTGTTCAGAAATAA
- a CDS encoding serine hydrolase — MINFLKLFRNKTKLVTLCAAFISIGFSSSAQDKSLTLDQVAKQHHIPAIQLNYQKNGKNHLYQYGIKNLDSNYLIDQNTVFQAASLTKVVATYTFLRLKDKGLIELDKPLWSYYQYDRLKNNPNRDKITARMVLTHRTGFLNWEGDVPSDAWRKSPLTSQFEPGTDYMYSGEGFYFLQETMEHISGKTFQKLVEEEVLIPMKMKNSAIVWKDELEANAAYGHYEDNKPRKLGKYRKSNAAYTLYTTAEDYSNFIKKYIFDGFGLKKKTHQLALSHLADAKKAQEISPDDKYVPCALGMRMQINELGTAYWHTGSNPGFRCFFLAYPKSKEILVAFTNTDNGFVAIPDILALFLNNNQTFWMYKWRQGELD; from the coding sequence ATGATAAACTTCCTAAAGCTGTTCAGAAATAAGACGAAGTTAGTCACTTTATGCGCTGCTTTTATTTCAATAGGTTTTAGCAGTTCGGCTCAGGATAAATCCCTAACGCTGGATCAGGTCGCTAAGCAACATCATATTCCAGCTATACAGCTCAATTATCAAAAAAATGGAAAAAACCATCTCTATCAGTATGGCATAAAGAATCTGGATAGTAATTACCTAATTGATCAAAATACAGTCTTTCAGGCTGCATCCCTGACCAAGGTCGTAGCGACCTATACTTTTTTGAGGTTGAAGGACAAAGGCTTGATCGAACTGGATAAACCTCTTTGGAGCTATTACCAATATGATCGCCTAAAAAATAACCCAAACAGAGATAAGATCACGGCAAGAATGGTGTTGACCCACCGTACCGGCTTCCTAAATTGGGAAGGAGATGTTCCTTCGGATGCATGGAGAAAGTCTCCCCTAACCTCCCAATTCGAGCCAGGAACTGATTATATGTATTCTGGTGAAGGATTTTATTTCCTGCAGGAGACCATGGAGCACATCTCGGGAAAAACCTTTCAAAAATTGGTCGAAGAGGAAGTTCTGATTCCCATGAAAATGAAAAACTCGGCGATTGTATGGAAAGATGAGCTGGAGGCCAATGCCGCCTATGGACATTACGAAGATAATAAGCCGAGGAAGCTAGGGAAATATAGAAAGAGCAATGCTGCATATACCCTATATACCACGGCTGAAGATTATAGCAATTTCATCAAGAAATATATCTTTGATGGTTTTGGTCTGAAGAAAAAGACCCATCAATTAGCTTTGAGCCATCTGGCAGATGCTAAGAAAGCCCAGGAAATCAGCCCGGATGATAAATATGTTCCCTGTGCCTTAGGTATGCGGATGCAGATCAATGAATTAGGAACTGCTTATTGGCATACCGGATCAAATCCAGGCTTTCGCTGTTTCTTTTTGGCCTATCCCAAAAGCAAGGAAATACTGGTTGCTTTTACCAATACTGATAATGGATTTGTAGCGATTCCCGATATATTGGCGTTATTTTTGAACAATAATCAGACATTCTGGATGTATAAATGGCGCCAGGGTGAGTTAGACTAA
- a CDS encoding aspartate/glutamate racemase family protein — protein sequence MIGIVGGVGPLAGVDILKKIIEETNARRDQDHLPVLLSSQSHRIPDRTDYLIGKEPINPGLAISEIALELERAGATVVGIPCNTAHSPRIFEVIQEELAKHNSKIQLLHMVAETAKFIQEKFPGSTVGVLSTIGTRNTGLYKQVIESYNLTCIEPNDVLQNKVHSAIYDETYGIKAFSSPVTNRAHDQLVAAIHELKGQGAQVIILGCTELPLALREKTYYGLPVIDPNRILARSLIHAINPTKLNPVAD from the coding sequence ATGATTGGAATTGTTGGAGGTGTCGGTCCATTGGCTGGTGTCGATATCTTAAAAAAAATAATAGAAGAGACCAATGCAAGAAGAGATCAAGATCACTTACCGGTATTATTATCTTCGCAATCGCATAGAATACCTGATAGAACTGACTATCTTATAGGTAAAGAACCTATTAATCCAGGCCTTGCGATTTCTGAAATAGCTTTAGAACTGGAAAGAGCAGGGGCTACCGTTGTAGGGATACCTTGCAATACGGCCCATTCTCCTCGGATTTTTGAGGTGATCCAAGAGGAATTGGCCAAGCACAATTCTAAAATCCAACTTCTGCATATGGTGGCTGAAACAGCCAAGTTCATTCAGGAAAAATTTCCTGGATCAACGGTCGGTGTGCTTTCCACAATCGGAACCCGCAACACCGGTCTATATAAACAGGTTATTGAGAGCTATAATCTGACCTGTATCGAGCCAAACGATGTGCTTCAGAATAAAGTCCATTCGGCCATTTATGATGAAACCTATGGGATCAAGGCTTTTTCCTCGCCGGTTACCAATCGGGCGCATGATCAGTTGGTCGCGGCCATCCATGAGTTGAAGGGGCAAGGTGCTCAAGTGATTATCTTGGGATGTACAGAATTGCCTTTGGCCTTGCGTGAAAAAACTTATTATGGTTTGCCTGTCATTGATCCGAACCGCATCTTAGCAAGGTCGTTGATCCATGCAATAAATCCTACGAAATTGAACCCTGTAGCGGATTAG
- a CDS encoding ecotin family protein: MKQSKVPALLILMLGLFLMPNASNAQEMLVKVNTDIFPAPEKGFKRMVIEVPYSEADNNKKIEFSVGKMMEVDGCNHFGLNGTIETKDLEGWGYNYYVFKTNGDVISTQMACPGAPARNLFVSAQPTLVQYNGKMPIVVYVPEEYDVRFKIYTSTDEVYRAMEDKPSKK; this comes from the coding sequence ATGAAACAAAGTAAAGTACCAGCTCTTTTGATTTTAATGCTAGGCTTATTCTTAATGCCAAATGCATCTAATGCCCAAGAAATGTTAGTGAAAGTAAATACCGATATTTTCCCAGCTCCTGAAAAAGGCTTTAAAAGAATGGTCATTGAAGTACCTTACTCTGAAGCGGACAACAATAAAAAGATTGAATTCAGTGTAGGTAAGATGATGGAAGTTGACGGTTGTAACCATTTTGGATTAAATGGCACGATCGAAACTAAAGATTTGGAAGGTTGGGGATACAATTACTATGTATTCAAAACCAACGGAGATGTAATTTCTACCCAAATGGCATGTCCTGGTGCACCTGCAAGAAATCTTTTCGTATCGGCGCAGCCTACTCTGGTACAATACAATGGTAAAATGCCGATCGTAGTCTATGTTCCTGAAGAATATGATGTACGATTCAAGATCTATACAAGTACAGACGAGGTTTACCGTGCGATGGAAGACAAACCTAGCAAAAAGTAA
- a CDS encoding aldehyde dehydrogenase family protein encodes MANNTLSEIDKIYQSQLKNKSAIKHSTAYKRIGWIKKLLDTINREEKAIEQALYQDFHKSGIETAITEILVVQLELKHIAKKLRGWMKDKKVRRSLVMPNVSAYLHYEPKGNALIITPWNYPFQLPLVHLAACIAAGNTAILKLSEFSPNSNQVLKKIIAEVFPTDHIAVIEGAVEETTHLLNLKFDHIHFTGSSKVGKIVMEAASKHLTDITLELGGKSPAVIDKNVNLRQVVKNLIWAKFINAGQTCIAPDYILAHRHQKQQLEEVFKIEIEEAFGKDAFNSPDYARIINEKQFERLNQALDSAKQLGANIIAGGKTDGRTKYIAPTVITNVAANNPLMTDEIFGPILPIVYYAQIQEAIDFINAKEKPLALYVFSKDSNFNKHIIRNSSAGSTCINDAVIQIMQPNLPFGGVNNSGLGQSTGWYGFKAFSHERAVADVKIIPLSSMFWYPYTEKTSRMLQWIRRLF; translated from the coding sequence ATGGCAAATAATACCCTTTCAGAAATAGACAAAATCTACCAGTCCCAACTTAAAAACAAATCGGCTATAAAACATAGTACCGCTTATAAAAGAATAGGTTGGATCAAGAAATTATTAGATACCATCAATAGGGAAGAAAAGGCCATTGAGCAGGCTCTATACCAAGATTTTCATAAATCTGGAATTGAAACGGCCATTACTGAGATTTTGGTGGTACAGCTGGAGCTGAAACATATCGCCAAGAAACTACGTGGCTGGATGAAGGACAAGAAGGTTCGTCGTTCATTGGTGATGCCCAATGTCAGCGCCTATTTGCATTATGAGCCCAAAGGAAACGCATTGATCATCACGCCATGGAATTACCCCTTTCAGCTCCCGTTAGTCCATCTGGCGGCCTGTATTGCCGCAGGTAACACAGCTATACTAAAGCTCTCTGAATTTTCTCCGAATAGCAACCAAGTCCTTAAAAAAATAATAGCCGAAGTCTTTCCAACTGATCATATTGCAGTCATTGAAGGAGCTGTTGAGGAAACGACCCATCTCCTGAACCTAAAGTTCGATCATATCCATTTTACAGGTTCGTCCAAAGTGGGAAAGATCGTTATGGAAGCTGCAAGTAAGCACCTCACGGATATTACCTTGGAACTTGGTGGCAAGTCTCCAGCGGTAATCGATAAGAATGTGAATCTGAGGCAGGTCGTTAAAAACCTGATCTGGGCCAAGTTTATCAATGCAGGGCAGACCTGTATTGCTCCAGATTACATCCTTGCCCATAGGCATCAGAAACAGCAGCTTGAAGAGGTTTTTAAGATCGAAATCGAAGAAGCTTTCGGTAAGGATGCGTTTAATTCACCGGATTATGCCCGAATAATTAACGAAAAACAGTTTGAAAGGCTTAACCAAGCTCTAGACTCAGCAAAACAATTAGGAGCTAATATCATTGCTGGAGGCAAGACCGATGGAAGGACCAAGTACATTGCACCAACGGTAATCACCAATGTGGCCGCCAATAATCCGCTCATGACGGATGAGATCTTTGGCCCCATTCTGCCCATCGTATATTATGCACAGATTCAAGAAGCCATTGACTTTATCAATGCTAAGGAAAAGCCATTAGCATTGTACGTGTTCAGCAAAGATTCAAATTTCAATAAACATATTATCCGGAATAGCAGTGCTGGATCAACCTGCATAAATGATGCGGTCATACAGATCATGCAACCTAACCTTCCTTTTGGAGGAGTAAACAATTCTGGTTTGGGACAATCCACGGGTTGGTATGGCTTTAAAGCGTTCTCACATGAAAGAGCCGTTGCCGATGTCAAGATCATCCCGCTGTCTTCTATGTTCTGGTATCCTTACACGGAAAAGACCAGTAGGATGTTGCAATGGATTAGGCGTTTATTCTAG
- a CDS encoding Rieske 2Fe-2S domain-containing protein, with product MENFEDDDLEWHKVPVKIDESRNYVKALHVAGKKLCLIKEGDVLSVTSSRCPHAGADLTKGWCEEGKLVCPFHRHRFNLESGKGDEPQHNFIRIYPLKKEDGDFYVGIKKSLWNKIFG from the coding sequence ATGGAGAATTTTGAAGATGATGATTTAGAATGGCATAAAGTGCCTGTGAAAATTGATGAGAGCCGTAATTATGTCAAGGCTTTGCATGTGGCTGGTAAAAAGCTCTGTTTGATCAAAGAGGGAGATGTCCTATCGGTTACCTCAAGTCGCTGTCCGCATGCAGGAGCAGATCTGACAAAAGGATGGTGCGAAGAAGGTAAATTGGTCTGTCCCTTTCACCGGCATCGATTCAATCTGGAGTCTGGCAAAGGAGATGAACCTCAACATAACTTTATCCGGATCTATCCTTTGAAAAAGGAAGACGGGGATTTTTATGTAGGCATCAAGAAGAGCCTTTGGAACAAGATATTTGGCTAG
- the typA gene encoding translational GTPase TypA: MQNIRNIAIIAHVDHGKTTLVDKILHFTNQFRDNENSGELILDNNDLERERGITIVSKNVSVKYKDTKINIIDTPGHADFGGEVERVLKMADGVVLLVDAFEGPMPQTRFVTGKALALGIKPIVVVNKVDKENCRPEEVYENVFDLFFSLGATEDQLDFPVLYGSSKQGWMSTDWTKPTTDFTELLEAIIAHIPAPKISEGTLQMQVTSLDYSTFVGRIAIGRVVRGTIKENQPVSLVKRDGKIVKSRVKELQLFEGLGRVKVSEVHAGDIVAVVGIDGFEIGDTIADFENPEQLEVMHIDEPTMNMLFTINNSPFFGKEGKFVTSRHIYDRLQKELEKNLALRVVPTDSPDAWLVYGRGILHLSVLIETMRREGYELQVGQPQVIVKEINGQKHEPIEELVVDVPAEVSGKVIELVTQRKGELLIMETKGEMQHLEFSIPSRGIIGLRNNVLTATAGEAVMAHRLKGYEPWKGTIPGRMAGVLISLDTGSTTAYSIDKLQDRGRFFVDPGVEIYEGQVLGEHIRDNDLTINVTKGKQLTNMRASGSDDNTRIAPAIKFSLEECMEYIQADEYIEVTPQSIRLRKIYLTENERKVNAKKFV, translated from the coding sequence ATGCAGAATATCAGAAACATAGCGATCATCGCGCACGTTGACCACGGTAAAACTACCCTAGTTGACAAGATCTTACACTTCACCAATCAATTCAGGGACAATGAAAATTCAGGGGAATTAATCCTGGATAACAACGACTTGGAGCGTGAGCGTGGTATTACCATCGTGTCTAAAAACGTATCTGTTAAATACAAAGACACCAAGATCAACATTATTGATACTCCAGGTCACGCCGATTTCGGTGGTGAGGTTGAGCGTGTATTGAAAATGGCTGACGGTGTTGTTCTATTGGTGGATGCTTTTGAAGGTCCGATGCCTCAAACAAGATTTGTTACCGGAAAAGCTTTAGCATTAGGTATCAAACCTATTGTTGTGGTAAACAAAGTAGACAAAGAGAACTGTCGTCCAGAAGAGGTTTACGAAAATGTATTTGATTTGTTCTTTAGCTTAGGTGCTACTGAAGATCAATTGGATTTCCCTGTATTATACGGTTCTTCAAAACAAGGCTGGATGTCAACTGACTGGACTAAACCAACGACTGACTTCACGGAATTGTTGGAAGCAATCATTGCACATATTCCTGCTCCTAAAATATCTGAAGGTACATTGCAGATGCAAGTAACTTCATTGGACTACTCTACATTCGTTGGTCGTATCGCGATCGGCCGTGTGGTAAGAGGAACAATCAAAGAAAACCAACCGGTATCATTGGTAAAACGTGATGGCAAGATTGTAAAATCTCGTGTGAAAGAACTTCAATTGTTTGAAGGCCTTGGTCGTGTTAAAGTTTCAGAAGTTCATGCAGGTGATATCGTGGCTGTAGTAGGTATCGATGGTTTTGAAATCGGTGACACCATTGCAGACTTCGAAAACCCAGAGCAATTAGAAGTAATGCACATTGATGAGCCAACAATGAACATGTTGTTTACCATCAATAACTCGCCTTTCTTTGGTAAAGAAGGTAAATTCGTAACATCACGTCACATCTATGACCGTCTTCAAAAAGAATTAGAAAAGAACTTAGCATTACGCGTTGTTCCTACAGATTCTCCAGATGCATGGTTAGTATACGGTCGTGGTATTCTTCACTTGTCAGTATTGATCGAAACAATGCGTCGTGAAGGTTATGAATTACAAGTAGGACAACCGCAGGTAATCGTTAAAGAAATAAACGGTCAGAAACATGAGCCAATCGAAGAGTTGGTAGTAGATGTACCTGCTGAAGTTTCTGGTAAAGTGATCGAATTGGTAACTCAACGTAAAGGTGAGTTGTTGATCATGGAAACAAAAGGCGAAATGCAACACCTTGAATTCTCTATCCCTTCTCGTGGTATCATTGGATTACGTAACAACGTATTGACAGCTACTGCTGGTGAGGCTGTAATGGCGCACCGTCTGAAAGGATACGAACCTTGGAAAGGAACAATTCCAGGTCGTATGGCTGGTGTATTGATCTCATTAGATACAGGTTCTACAACGGCTTATTCAATCGATAAATTACAAGACCGTGGTCGTTTCTTCGTTGATCCAGGTGTTGAGATCTATGAAGGACAGGTTTTGGGAGAGCATATCCGTGACAACGATTTAACAATCAACGTGACTAAAGGAAAGCAATTGACAAACATGCGTGCATCTGGTTCTGATGATAATACACGTATTGCTCCAGCAATTAAATTCTCTTTGGAAGAATGTATGGAATATATCCAAGCTGACGAATACATCGAGGTTACTCCTCAAAGTATCCGCTTGCGTAAGATCTACCTTACTGAAAACGAACGTAAAGTAAATGCTAAGAAATTCGTTTAG